One Brachyspira hampsonii genomic window, GGCAATAATGAAAAAGTTAAGCAGATACATAAAAAATTTAAGACTGGTGCTATAGAGATGGAAGGTGCTGCTGTTGCCCATGCTGCTTTGATGTATAAAGTTCCTTTTGTAGTTATACGCTCATTATCCGATAAAGCCGACAGTGATGCTGTGGTAGATTTCCCTAAATTTGTTGTAAAATCTGCACAAAACTCAATGAAAATAGTAGTGGAAATGCTTGAGAATATGAAATAATTAAAGAAATAAATAATAGAGTTGTTTAAAAAATAAATATATAAAATTTTAAACTACTCTATTTGTTTATAATCCAAGTATTGCATGCATTTTTATCTTCCAATCAATATAGTATTTATAAACCATCTTATTTTACAGATTAATATATAAAATAAGCTGCATCATTTTACAAACAATTTCTTTAATTAAATAGTTATCATAAATACATATTAAAAATATTACTATTTACAATTAATTTACTATTGAAAATATTTTGCATTTATAATATAATTTCTACTATTAATTAACATAATATCGGAGAATGCATGCCTGATAAAAGAACGATATTAAATGGAAATGGAGTTGGCGATGATGTGGCTATAGGAAATTCTTTTTTTTATACTCCATACCTGAATACACCCATATACAAAATAGAAGAATCTGATGTAGAAGAAGAATATAAACGATTTGATGAAGCTGTCAAAAAATCTATAAATGAAATAGAATTATTACAAAATCATGTAGATAATAATATCAAAAATATATTACATACTCATATATTAATGCTTCAAGATAAAGTAATAGAAAAACAAGTAAAAGAAGAAGTTAAAGAAAAATTACTTAATATAGAACATGTATATGATACTATAATATCAGGATATCTTAATAAATTATCATCTATAAATAATAAAATGCTTTCAGAAAGAAGCAGCGATATAGTTGATATAAAATCAAGACTGATAAGAAATTTAATACAGCCTCATTCAGGAGATTATTCTCAGGCACCAAAAGATAGTATTGTAATAGCAAAAACACTTACACCTAGCGATGTATTAAAATTTAATGCCATAGGAGTTGCGGGATTTATAATAGAAAGCGGCGGATATACCTCCCATGCGGCAATACTTGCTAAATCTTTCGGCATAACAACTATATTCAACATAGCCGACATATCAAGCAAAATAAAAAACGGAAGAAAAATAATAATAGACTGTAAAAGCAATATAGTTATAATGAATCCAAGCAAAATAGATATAGATAATTATACTATATTGGCAGAAAATATAAAAAAATTAAAAGAAAAATTAATATCAGATGCTAGAGAAAAAGCTTTAACAAAAGATAATATAGAAATAAAAGTACATGCTAATATAGATATGCCTGAAGAAATAGAAAGTTTATTAAAGTTTGGTGTAGATTCTATAGGCTTGTATAGAACAGAATTTTTATATATATTTTCAGATGAGGAAATAGCATCAGAGCTTCCTACAGAAGAAACTCAATTTCAAGTATATAAAACTATAGCCTCTAAAATAAAAGGAAAAGTAATAATACGAACTTTAGATATAGGCGGAGATAAAATATCACCAGCTTTGGGATTAGAGTTCAAAGAAGATAATCCTTTCTTAGGGTGGCGTGCTATAAGATTCTGCTTATCTAATAAACAATTATTTAAAGATCAGATAAAAGCACTGCTTAGAGCTTCTCATTATGGAAATATAGAAATAATGATTCCTATGATAAGCACTTTAGAAGAATTTATTGAAACTAAAAATTTTATAGAAGATATTAAAAGAGAATTAAGAAATGAAAATAAAAATTTCAATGAGAAAATAAAAATAGGGGTTTTAATAGAAACGCCTTCAGCTGCTGCTATAATAGATTTAATAGTAAAAGAAGCTGATTTCTTATCCATAGGCTCTAATGATTTAGTTCAGTATATGATGGCATGCGACAGAACTAATGAAAAGCTGATATACTTGTATAATCCTATAGATATATCAGTTCTTAGGACATTAAAAAGAGTTATAAAAATAGCTAATGAAAATAATAAGCCCGTAACTTTATGCGGCGAAATGGGAGGTGTTCCTGAATATACTCCTGTACTATTAGGACTAGGAATAAGAGAACTTTCAATGTCTGTAACATCTATTGCTAAAGTAAAAAATATTATTAGAAACATAAGCATAGAAGAATGCGAAGATTTAGTAAACAAAATGCTTGATAAATGCGATAATAATTTTTCAAGGTCAATTTTAAAAGATTTTTTAAGAAAAACATACAAAATTAATTAATGAAGGTAAATTAAATATGAATAAAATATTACTAAGTATAATTGTATTAATATCTGCTGTACTCATTAGTTCATGCAAAGCTGCAGATTCAATAAATGAGTATAGAAAATTAAAAGATATAGAAAGTACAGAAGATTACGGACCTTTGGGAGACTTTTTAAAAACTCTGCCAAAAACAGAAGAAGAAAATGCACAATCTCCGTATAATGAACTTACAACATTCATCACAGGAAGAAATCAAATATTATCATCAAGCTATAAAGAAGGTTTTGAAACTTTAGCAAGATTTTTATTCACCTACCCTTCAAGTTATTATGAAAGCGAGGCATCATATCTTTTAGGACAGGCATTAATATATATGGTAGAAAATGAACCGGCATATATAGAAGAATTCTACACTCAATTATTATCCGAGGGTATAGTTGAAGGCGAAGAAAATAATGATGATGAAGCGGTTACAAACTTACAATCCTCATTAAAAAATATATACAATCAAATGGGAATAATAGCAAAAGACGGACAATACTCTTTTAATGGATATATATTTGACAGAATACTCCAAGATGAAGAAAGTGTTTTTCCTCTGAAAGATTTTGCTTACTACTTCAGCATAAGACATAGATTCAGCAGCATACAAAATGAAAATGACAAAGCTAAATTTATTACAAATATTACTTATTTAAGAAGATTCTCAGACAGATACAGAACAAGCGTACTTCAAGACAGCATATTACATAATCAATCATATTTCCCTGATAATCTGCCTTTTACTTTAACTTCTGCCGAAAACAAAAATTATAAAGACACTATGGAAACTGTACAAAAAAGAATAGATGCTATAAAAGCAGAATTTGAAGAAGAATACTATGTTATAGGAAATGGAATCATAATAAGAGACAGAATACCAGCAATTACTCCGGGTACTGAAAAACAACTCTATACATTATATAATTATGATTTTGTAACAGTGCTTAATAAGACAAATGTATATAATCCTAAAGAGAGGGCAAGAGAAGATTGGGCTTTAGTAAAATATGATACTTATTACGGACCTATAGTAGGCTGGAGCTATTTAAGATATATGACAAATAATATTCAGAATATGGAAGATATATTTGAAAATTATAAGGCAGCTATGAATTCATATAAAAATTATGACTATTTAAAATCATCAGACTTCTTCTCTTATATACTTAATGATCCTAATACAAATTATTTCACAGATAAGTCAGTATATTTCCTATGGAAAGTTAATAATAAAATAGGAGAATTAGTAAGTTCAAAAAATAATCCTTATTATAAATATGTATTAGATTATCCTAAATATTTTTATTATAATACTAATAACAATGTACTTCAAAGCTCTACTTTATTGTATAATTATTTAGTAAAAATACTTCCTAATAACCCTTACAGATTTGTTATAAGCGGAGACAGTGAGGCAGAATACAGCGTGGATTAATTTAATAATTAGGAGCATATATGAATGAGAATATAAAATTTATAACAGATTTTATAAAATGCGATTATGAAATACTTGAATGCGGACTTAAAGATGATACTAAAATAATGAATTGGTATAAAGAAAATTTGGAGAAAGGAAAAAAAGAAGGATACACTCCTTTAATAATAATACCTACAGATATACTCACTGAAGCGATTGAAATGTTTTTGGAAGATAATGATGCAGAAATTGAAGATTCAAAAAAATTAATAAATGAATATATAGAAAAATCCAAAGAAATAAACTATAAAGAATATTTGCATCAGAATATTGAAGATATTTATGATGATAAAGAATATATTGAAGAAATAAAAAAATCATTCAATGCTCCTATAGTAGAAGGCTTTGAAGTTGTAAATAGTTTTTGTTCCTATTATGATTATAGTTTAGATAATCCTGTTACGGTTGATTTAATATTAGCAAAAATTCCTACTGTTAATCCTTATGAATTGGCATGCTATATTCCTATGGGCGGATTTAATGACTGTCCTAATCATGAAACTCAGACAGCAATTTTCAAGTATTGGTATGAAAAATATAATGCCTATCCTGCAGTAGTTGGTTATGATACTTGGGAGCTTTGGGTAGAAAAACAGCCTCAAACTGACGAGGAAGCTAGAGAACTTGCTATAGAACATTATTATTTCTGTTTTGACAGAGTTGATCAATCTGGCGAAGATTATGATCATGGAAAATTAGCTGGTACATTATTAAAATCAGATGTTTGGTATTTCTGGTGGGATTAATACATTTTTATAATTGACTTTTATATTTATTAATTTATAATCTTTCTTGATTTTTATTTACTATTATAGGGTATACTAATTTTTAGGGGTAAATTATGGAAGAAAATAGTATTCAAAATAACAATGCAAATGAAAAAACAAATACAATTAATGATATAAATAGTAAAATAGGAAAAATATTAGAAAATAATTTAATATCAAATTTAATAATTATTTTTATAGGTCTTATTTCTTCAGCATTTATTACAGGTACTGTTTTAATGTTTATGAATAATAGAATTTCTAGATTCATTACGGATTCTGAATATTTGTTTAATTTAATCACTTCATTTGTTCATTTATTTTATTTTTTATCTTTAAGTTTAATATTTTATATAAATAAAAATTTCAATTTAAAAAATATATTGATAACATTTTTATCAGTTATTTTTATATTAATTGTAGATTTAAGTACTAGTTTTTTTATAAGAAATGTTGCTATAGATAATAATGATTTTTTTGTACAAATTTCTATTATAAAATATATATTTAATAATATAATATTTTTTATAATAATAGCTTTATCATATAATGGTTTTCAAATATTAAATTCCAAAACTATTTCAGAGTTTTTCACATTTTCTGCAGATATATCAATATTTGCGGGTTTAATAGTAGGCATAGTATCAACAGTATTTGGAATATTTGCAGCAATAGTTTTATTTTTAATGAAAGATATTATTGGATTCATAAATGAAGACATCATAATTAAATTAGCAATTTTATCAATGACATTCTTTACATCATTATTTCCATTTTTGGTATATATAGTTTATCAAAACATGAAAACTAATATTTCAATATATTTATCAAGAATATTAATGCCTTTTAGTTTATTATTTATATTTATACTTTTGATTCTTTTATTAATGCCTGATATAAGACCTTATGATAATAGAGTTACTTTTATACTCTATAACATTATGCTTGCTATAATTGTATTGAACATGTTCTTTATAAGAATAGATTATAAATCAAGTATATTTACTAAGGCTTTATATATTGTTCTTCCTATAATAGCTATTATTTTTGATATATTAGTATTAACTTCTTCTTTGTACAGATTAATAGAATACGGTATAAGCCCAAATAAAATAACATTAATAGGTACAAATTTAGTTATGTTAGGCAATTTAATTTTTATAACATTTTTTAACATCAAGTCTATACTAATAATATTCAAAAAACCTGATAGTATTCCAAATATCAAAGAAATCACTATTGGAGATACTAAATCAGTATTTTTTATATATATTTATGGTATATGGGCTTTTATAGTATGTTTTATAATACCTATATTGTTTTCATTATTTAAATAAAAATTAATTATGAATTGACATAAAAATAAAATATTTTATAATGCTATTAGGCAATAACTATACAGTTTATATAAGTTCATAATATGGCTGAACGTTTCTACCAATTACCTCAATAATTGACTATAAGTTTTTATGCCTTATTTTAATTAACGGAGGTATCAATATATGTCTAGTCTATTTATCAAAAATGCTTCTTCTATAGTTACATGCGATAATAATGATACGGTTTATAATTCCAGCAATATTTTTATAGAAAATGGAGTTATAACTTATATCGGTAAAGAAACAAAAGAAGAAAAAAATGCTGATAAAATAATTGATGCTTCAGGCTGTTTTGTATATCCAGGACTTATAAATACACATCATCATTTATTTCAAATATTCACTAGAAATCTGCCTCAGGTTCAGAATATGGAATTATTTGAATGGCTTACTAATCTATACGAAATATGGAAAAATCTTAATAACGATGTTGTGTATTATAGTTCTATGACAGCAATGGGAGAATTATTAAAAACAGGCTGCACTACATGTTTTGATCATCATTATTTATTTCCTAATAACAATGCAGAAGGAATATTGGATTCTCAGTTTGCTGCTGCTAAAGATTTAGGAATAAGAATGTATGCCTCAAGAGGAAGTATGGATTTAAGCAAAAAAGACGGAGGACTTCCACCTGATTCTGTGGTTCAATCAATAGATGATATTTTAAAAGATTGTCAGAGAGTAGTTGAAAAATATCATGACAGCTCAAAATACTCTATGAACATGGTGGCATTAGCTCCTTGTGCTCCTTTCAATGTTACAGGTGAATTATTAAAGCAGTCTGCTATTTTAGCTAGAGATTTGAAAGTAAGACTTCATACACATTTATGCGAAACTAAAGATGAAGAAGTTTTCGTTAAAGAAAAATTCAATATGCGTCCTTTGGAATACATGGAATCTCTTGGCTGGGTTGGCGAAGATGTATGGTATGCTCATGGAATTCATTTTAATGAAAAAGAGTTAAAATATTTGGCTGATACAAAAACAGGTGTAGCTCATTGCCCTATATCAAATATGAAATTAAGTTCAGGAATTTGCAAAATACCTGAAATGATTGAATTAGGGGTGCCTGTAGGTTTAGCAGTTGACGGAAG contains:
- the ptsP gene encoding phosphoenolpyruvate--protein phosphotransferase — encoded protein: MPDKRTILNGNGVGDDVAIGNSFFYTPYLNTPIYKIEESDVEEEYKRFDEAVKKSINEIELLQNHVDNNIKNILHTHILMLQDKVIEKQVKEEVKEKLLNIEHVYDTIISGYLNKLSSINNKMLSERSSDIVDIKSRLIRNLIQPHSGDYSQAPKDSIVIAKTLTPSDVLKFNAIGVAGFIIESGGYTSHAAILAKSFGITTIFNIADISSKIKNGRKIIIDCKSNIVIMNPSKIDIDNYTILAENIKKLKEKLISDAREKALTKDNIEIKVHANIDMPEEIESLLKFGVDSIGLYRTEFLYIFSDEEIASELPTEETQFQVYKTIASKIKGKVIIRTLDIGGDKISPALGLEFKEDNPFLGWRAIRFCLSNKQLFKDQIKALLRASHYGNIEIMIPMISTLEEFIETKNFIEDIKRELRNENKNFNEKIKIGVLIETPSAAAIIDLIVKEADFLSIGSNDLVQYMMACDRTNEKLIYLYNPIDISVLRTLKRVIKIANENNKPVTLCGEMGGVPEYTPVLLGLGIRELSMSVTSIAKVKNIIRNISIEECEDLVNKMLDKCDNNFSRSILKDFLRKTYKIN
- a CDS encoding DUF4253 domain-containing protein, translating into MNENIKFITDFIKCDYEILECGLKDDTKIMNWYKENLEKGKKEGYTPLIIIPTDILTEAIEMFLEDNDAEIEDSKKLINEYIEKSKEINYKEYLHQNIEDIYDDKEYIEEIKKSFNAPIVEGFEVVNSFCSYYDYSLDNPVTVDLILAKIPTVNPYELACYIPMGGFNDCPNHETQTAIFKYWYEKYNAYPAVVGYDTWELWVEKQPQTDEEARELAIEHYYFCFDRVDQSGEDYDHGKLAGTLLKSDVWYFWWD
- a CDS encoding 8-oxoguanine deaminase, which encodes MSSLFIKNASSIVTCDNNDTVYNSSNIFIENGVITYIGKETKEEKNADKIIDASGCFVYPGLINTHHHLFQIFTRNLPQVQNMELFEWLTNLYEIWKNLNNDVVYYSSMTAMGELLKTGCTTCFDHHYLFPNNNAEGILDSQFAAAKDLGIRMYASRGSMDLSKKDGGLPPDSVVQSIDDILKDCQRVVEKYHDSSKYSMNMVALAPCAPFNVTGELLKQSAILARDLKVRLHTHLCETKDEEVFVKEKFNMRPLEYMESLGWVGEDVWYAHGIHFNEKELKYLADTKTGVAHCPISNMKLSSGICKIPEMIELGVPVGLAVDGSASNDGSSLLEEMRVCYLLHRLNSSNKAPSAYDILKIAANGGAKVLGRDDIGSLEIGKAGDLFIIDMRKLEMVGANFDAKSLFGTIGWKNTVDYTIVNGKVVVEKGKIITIDEEKIYKLAYDTENKYLSKARQ